A portion of the Betta splendens chromosome 2, fBetSpl5.4, whole genome shotgun sequence genome contains these proteins:
- the slitrk6 gene encoding SLIT and NTRK-like protein 6, producing the protein MLACILFIALFIPAAQSQEAPPSQASYSFSDYCESLCSCERKDGILHLNCEQRNISKLSQVKIPPGLPFHLNLYKNDLVELRAEEMEGLKNALSLHIGGNSIQELEPGVFSDLSSLKKLHINSNFLVTLKEDTFQGLVNLEFLQADTNFIRVIEPGAFNKLIRLKVLILNDNSIEFLPSNIFRFVPLTHLDLRGNKLQTLPYVGFLEHIGRIMELLLEDNDWVCDCDILHLKIWMENMRAQSAIGDVVCNTPQHLKGTILAKVKRDVLCPSHADINLEEPSKSLDMVVTPSSKVSQIPKLINAKDDARAPTPSHIPGSPCVEYCSCHNHPVAGFLMHCQDRGIQKVSDIGILQQSPTKLVMTGNMIEKLSKYDFVTYDSLELLNLANNRIDYIDNETFLSLSSLKKLYLNGNRIEKLFSTMFVGLHNLECLYLEYNLIREIAPGTFNPLPNLKLLSLNNNMLSSLPAQIFRNVPLTKLNLRKNLLMHLPVSNVLDQLDALEQIHLEDNPWDCSCDLLSLKQWVEKLRKDTVMGSILCHTPKTVMQAELRSVRHEVLCPGLGTYYPMSPGGVESVTATLGPDSTGRGLFGSLTDTVPLSVLILSLLVFVLMIIFCSAGLVVFVVHRRRRRAKKKAVEEQPRENTSSSPIHLHYSMYGQKTTHHTLTQRAGSASLYEERSHSPIVQICRNPTYCSQHKEHDAELDYGLDDPGSKHHICRSLMEKENTSPLTGNPGSRVRPVAGECPAEFVNLGNPKSLYRNILEREKELQQLGITEYLRKNMPQLQPAVDMQVPGHQEELKLMETIMYSRPCKVMLEQTKNEYFELKANLHTEPDYLEVLEHQTAFN; encoded by the coding sequence ATGCTGGCCTGCATCCTTTTCATCGCCTTGTTCATCCCTGCAGCCCAGTCCCAAGAGGCTCCCCCCTCGCAGGCTTCGTACTCTTTTAGTGACTATTGTGAGTCCCTGTGCTCCTGTGAGAGGAAGGACGGCATCCTCCATCTTAACTGCGAGCAGAGGAACATCAGCAAACTCTCGCAGGTCAAAATCCCACCGGGTCTGCCCTTCCACCTGAACCTTTACAAAAATGACTTGGTCGAGCTCCGCGCCGAAGAAATGGAAGGGCTCAAAAACGCCCTTTCTCTGCACATCGGGGGTAATAGCATACAAGAGCTGGAACCAGGGGTCTTTAGTGATCTTAGCTCGCTGAAGAAACTCCACATAAATAGCAATTTCCTCGTCACCCTGAAAGAGGACACCTTTCAGGGCCTTGTGAATTTGGAGTTTCTCCAAGCCGACACAAATTTCATTCGGGTCATTGAGCCGGGGGCCTTCAACAAACTCATCCGCCTCAAGGTCCTCATCCTCAATGATAACTCTATCGAGTTTTTACCCAGCAACATTTTCCGATTCGTGCCCCTCACCCACCTGGACCTACGTGGCAACAAGCTCCAGACGCTGCCTTACGTTGGGTTTTTGGAGCACATCGGACGGATAATGGAGCTTCTCCTGGAAGACAACGACTGGGTCTGCGACTGTGATATTCTGCATTTAAAAATCTGGATGGAGAACATGAGGGCCCAGTCAGCCATCGGGGATGTAGTGTGCAACACCCCGCAACACCTAAAGGGGACCATTCTGGCCAAAGTGAAGCGCGATGTTCTGTGCCCGTCCCATGCAGACATTAACCTGGAGGAGCCCTCAAAGTCACTGGATATGGTTGTTACTCCCTCATCAAAAGTGTCTCAGATTCCCAAATTAATCAATGCCAAAGATGACGCCAGGGCACCCACGCCGTCTCATATTCCTGGCAGCCCTTGTGTAGAGTACTGTTCCTGTCACAATCACCCTGTGGCTGGGTTTTTGATGCATTGTCAGGATCGAGGGATTCAGAAGGTATCAGATATTGGAATACTCCAGCAAAGCCCCACTAAACTGGTGATGACAGGGAATATGATTGAGAAACTCTCCAAGTATGATTTTGTCACTTATGACAGTTTAGAATTGCTCAACTTGGCAAACAACAGAATCGATTACATCGACAACGAGACTTTCCTCAGCCTGAGCAGTTTGAAAAAGCTGTATTTGAACGGCAACAGAATTGAGAAGCTGTTCTCGACAATGTTTGTGGGGCTCCACAACCTCGAATGCTTGTATCTGGAATACAACCTCATCAGAGAGATCGCTCCAGGCACATTTAATCCCCTGCCAAACCTGAAGCTGTTGTCATTAAATAACAACATGCTCAGCTCTCTTCCTGCACAGATATTTCGCAACGTGCCCCTCACCAAATTAAACCTGCGAAAGAATCTACTTATGCACCTGCCAGTGAGCAACGTGCTAGATCAACTCGACGCGCTGGAGCAGATTCATTTAGAGGACAACCCCTGGGACTGCAGCTGCGACTTGCTCAGCCTGAAACAATGGGTGGAGAAGCTCAGAAAGGACACGGTGATGGGCTCCATTTTGTGCCACACCCCAAAGACTGTGATGCAGGCTGAGTTAAGAAGTGTCCGCCACGAGGTACTGTGTCCAGGTTTGGGGACCTACTACCCTATGTCCCCAGGTGGGGTGGAGAGCGTGACAGCTACACTTGGGCCAGACAGCACTGGGAGGGGTCTGTTCGGCTCCCTAACAGACACCGTCCCGCTGTCGGTGCTCATCCTAAGCCTCCTTGTTTTTGTGCTCATGATTATTTTCTGCTCTGCCGGCTTGGTCGTGTTCGTGGTGCACCGGCGCCGGAGAAGGGCCAAGAaaaaagcagtggaggagcagccccgggagaacaccagcagcagcccaaTTCACTTACATTACAGCATGTATGGACAGAAAACAACGCACCACACTCTAACGCAAAGGGCGGGTTCTGCCTCTCTGTACGAGGAGAGGTCCCACAGCCCTATCGTGCAGATCTGTCGCAACCCCACCTACTGCTCCCAGCACAAGGAGCACGACGCAGAGTTGGATTACGGCCTCGACGACCCCGGCAGCAAGCACCACATCTGCAGGAGCCTCATGGAGAAGGAGAACACATCTCCTCTCACGGGAAACCCCGGCTCCAGGGTCCGGCCCGTTGCCGGGGAGTGCCCCGCGGAGTTCGTCAACCTCGGCAATCCCAAATCTCTGTACAGGAACATTCTGGAGcgagagaaggagctgcagcagctcggaATAACGGAGTACCTTAGGAAAAACATGCCCCAGCTGCAGCCGGCGGTGGACATGCAGGTCCCCGGGCACCAGGAGGAGTTAAAGCTAATGGAGACAATTATGTACTCCAGACCATGCAAGGTCATGCTTGAGCAAACTAAGAATGAGTACTTTGAACTGAAGGCAAACCTGCACACTGAGCCGGACTATTTAGAGGTTCTGGAGCATCAAACTGCTTTTAACTGA